One segment of Shewanella piezotolerans WP3 DNA contains the following:
- a CDS encoding DUF3450 domain-containing protein, producing MSKVSNKTKIATALIGALALAGSNLVIADPLSDVQKADSKIHAEAATSQKKVDKYFDQAQDMLFEYGSVADERESLKSYNDYVAGLVADQEATMKSIQDDINGVDALRQGVVPLMFKMVDALEQFVALDLPFNTETRVERVQNLKNLLNSAEVTLAEKYRLILDAYSIEREYGSFVAVKTGQLELDGKEVLVDFFNLGRVALYAQSLDGKAAWMYNDETKGWDALDDSYLRELTKGIRIARKQGAPDLFSLPIPAAEAAQ from the coding sequence ATGTCCAAGGTAAGCAATAAAACAAAAATCGCTACAGCGCTAATAGGCGCACTAGCCCTAGCAGGCAGTAACTTAGTGATTGCCGATCCTCTTTCTGATGTTCAGAAAGCAGACAGTAAAATTCACGCTGAAGCGGCAACGTCTCAGAAGAAAGTTGATAAGTATTTTGACCAAGCTCAGGACATGTTGTTCGAGTACGGTTCAGTTGCTGACGAGCGTGAGTCACTAAAATCTTATAACGATTATGTAGCAGGCTTGGTTGCAGACCAAGAAGCTACCATGAAATCTATTCAAGATGACATCAACGGTGTTGATGCATTACGTCAAGGCGTTGTGCCATTGATGTTTAAGATGGTTGATGCATTAGAGCAGTTTGTCGCTCTTGATCTGCCATTTAACACTGAAACACGTGTAGAGCGTGTTCAAAATCTTAAGAACCTTCTTAATAGCGCTGAAGTAACACTTGCTGAAAAGTATCGTCTAATTCTAGATGCATACTCCATTGAGCGTGAGTACGGCAGTTTCGTAGCAGTTAAAACTGGTCAGTTAGAGCTTGACGGTAAAGAAGTGCTTGTTGACTTCTTCAACCTAGGTCGTGTTGCTCTATATGCACAAAGCTTAGACGGAAAGGCTGCTTGGATGTATAACGATGAAACAAAAGGTTGGGACGCATTAGATGATAGCTATCTACGTGAACTAACTAAAGGTATCCGTATTGCACGTAAACAGGGTGCTCCGGATCTATTCTCGTTACCAATTCCTGCTGCGGAGGCTGCACAATAA
- a CDS encoding porin, with the protein MKKTLVASALAAVIFVPTASAIEVYKDDKNAVEIGGWIDARVINTQGATEVENGSSRINFGFTRDMGEGWKTFAKIEWGVNLVGNSSITNSSNNGGNEFTSESNDFLSTRLGYVGLAHDTYGSLTFGKQWGAWYDVVYNTNLVNTWDGNTSGTYTLNKADGAINGTGRGDKTVQYRNAFGDFSFAVQAQLKQDSFDLFEGDNFPGFSDGTAVPTQNKIATVEYNNTYGASATYNVTEDLILTAGANVGEFEATYLTGNTVSETDLIFGAGATWGEFNGKGFYGAVNVNKQEYHDTDNLNRYIPEAWGMESLFSYKFDNGLRPLVGYNILEAGDEYGNAYNGDVFKRQFLLVGLHYVWDDNTMLYLEGRKDFSDFTSSDKAQQAAMEFSEDDGISIGIRYYM; encoded by the coding sequence ATGAAAAAGACTTTAGTAGCATCGGCTTTGGCCGCAGTGATTTTTGTACCAACAGCATCAGCAATCGAAGTATACAAAGATGATAAAAACGCAGTAGAAATCGGTGGCTGGATTGATGCACGAGTGATCAATACTCAAGGTGCTACAGAAGTTGAAAATGGATCTTCACGTATTAATTTTGGTTTCACCCGTGATATGGGTGAAGGCTGGAAGACATTTGCTAAAATTGAGTGGGGCGTTAACCTAGTAGGTAATAGCTCTATCACTAACTCTAGTAATAATGGTGGTAATGAATTTACCTCAGAGAGCAATGATTTCCTAAGCACTCGTTTAGGTTATGTCGGTTTAGCGCATGATACCTACGGTTCATTAACCTTCGGTAAGCAGTGGGGCGCATGGTATGACGTGGTTTACAATACTAACCTTGTGAATACTTGGGATGGTAATACGTCTGGTACTTATACGCTAAATAAAGCAGATGGCGCAATAAACGGTACAGGACGTGGTGATAAAACAGTTCAGTATCGTAATGCATTCGGTGATTTTAGCTTTGCTGTACAAGCACAGCTAAAGCAAGACAGCTTTGATCTATTTGAAGGCGATAATTTCCCAGGTTTTAGTGACGGCACAGCTGTTCCTACTCAAAACAAGATCGCAACAGTAGAATACAATAACACTTATGGTGCATCTGCTACTTACAACGTAACAGAAGACCTTATCCTTACTGCGGGTGCTAACGTTGGTGAGTTTGAAGCAACATACCTAACAGGCAACACTGTGAGTGAAACCGACCTTATTTTTGGTGCTGGTGCGACTTGGGGTGAGTTCAACGGCAAAGGGTTCTACGGTGCAGTCAACGTGAACAAACAAGAGTACCATGACACCGATAACTTGAACCGTTATATCCCTGAAGCATGGGGTATGGAATCTCTATTCTCTTATAAGTTTGATAACGGTCTACGTCCACTGGTTGGTTACAACATTTTGGAAGCTGGCGATGAGTATGGTAATGCATACAACGGTGATGTATTTAAACGCCAATTCTTACTTGTTGGTTTACATTATGTATGGGATGACAACACAATGTTGTACCTAGAAGGCCGTAAGGACTTCAGTGATTTCACTAGCTCAGATAAAGCACAACAAGCAGCAATGGAATTCTCTGAAGATGACGGCATCTCAATCGGTATTAGATACTACATGTAA